In a genomic window of Amycolatopsis japonica:
- the nrdR gene encoding transcriptional regulator NrdR has protein sequence MRCPFCRHADSRVVDSREVDEGQAIRRRRSCAACGRRFTTSETMVLAVVKRSGVTEQFSRDKVVRGVRRACQGRPVDDDALQQLAQRVEESIRSAGLAEIPSHEVGLAILGPLRELDGVAYLRFASVYRSFSSVEDFEKEISDLREAMAATPDESDQDAKDG, from the coding sequence ATGAGGTGCCCGTTCTGCCGGCATGCGGACTCTCGGGTCGTCGACTCCCGAGAGGTGGATGAGGGTCAGGCGATCCGGCGGAGGCGCTCCTGCGCCGCTTGCGGCCGGCGCTTCACCACTTCGGAGACGATGGTGCTCGCCGTCGTCAAACGATCCGGGGTCACCGAGCAGTTCAGCCGGGACAAGGTGGTCCGGGGGGTGCGCCGCGCCTGCCAGGGCAGGCCGGTCGACGACGACGCGTTGCAGCAGCTCGCGCAGCGGGTCGAGGAGTCGATCCGGTCGGCGGGGCTGGCGGAGATCCCGAGTCACGAGGTCGGCCTGGCGATCCTGGGCCCCCTGCGCGAACTCGACGGCGTCGCCTATCTCCGGTTCGCCAGTGTCTACCGCTCCTTCTCCTCGGTCGAGGACTTCGAGAAGGAGATCTCGGACCTCCGCGAGGCCATGGCTGCCACACCGGACGAGAGCGATCAAGACGCGAAAGACGGCTGA
- a CDS encoding DoxX family protein yields the protein MTIVLNAGAAIADFVYAPFVLENSAAVDVPRSWIVPLGLVKAAGAAGLVLGLFGVQYLGAAAAAGLVLFYIGAVFVHLRHRVFGNIAAPGSLLALAAVVLVLDLAQAR from the coding sequence GTGACGATCGTCCTCAACGCCGGGGCGGCGATCGCCGATTTCGTCTATGCCCCGTTCGTTCTCGAGAATTCCGCCGCCGTCGACGTACCCCGTTCCTGGATCGTGCCCCTGGGCCTGGTGAAAGCCGCGGGCGCGGCGGGGCTGGTCCTCGGCCTGTTCGGCGTGCAGTACCTCGGGGCCGCGGCGGCCGCCGGGCTCGTGCTGTTCTACATCGGCGCTGTCTTCGTCCACCTGCGCCACCGCGTCTTCGGCAACATCGCCGCCCCCGGCAGCCTGCTCGCGCTGGCCGCGGTCGTCCTGGTCCTGGATCTCGCTCAGGCCAGGTAG
- a CDS encoding TetR/AcrR family transcriptional regulator, producing the protein MPEDLLANGPGRERSDAARNRAKILEAAEGLFAARPAADITMEDIAKAAGVGRATLYRRYPDRSAIAVALLDEHERELQERLLTGPPPLGPGAPPAERLAAFYAAMIGLLARHAHLVLGTEVGHSRFTTGPYRLWRTHVRHLAEQASAPDPDVLADVLLAPLAVEVFLHQTGELGLSVERITDTLAELARRTLS; encoded by the coding sequence ATGCCGGAAGATCTGCTCGCGAACGGTCCGGGACGGGAACGTTCGGACGCCGCCCGTAACCGCGCGAAGATCCTGGAGGCCGCCGAAGGGCTCTTCGCCGCACGTCCGGCGGCCGACATCACCATGGAGGACATCGCCAAAGCGGCCGGAGTCGGCCGCGCGACGCTGTACCGCCGCTACCCGGACCGCTCGGCGATCGCCGTGGCCCTGCTGGACGAACACGAGCGGGAGCTCCAGGAGCGGCTGCTCACCGGCCCTCCCCCGCTGGGGCCCGGCGCGCCGCCCGCCGAGCGGCTGGCCGCGTTCTACGCGGCGATGATCGGGTTGCTCGCCCGGCACGCGCATCTCGTCCTCGGCACCGAGGTCGGGCACTCGCGGTTCACCACCGGGCCGTACCGGCTGTGGCGCACCCATGTCCGCCATCTCGCGGAGCAGGCGAGCGCCCCGGATCCGGACGTGCTCGCCGACGTCCTGCTGGCACCGCTCGCCGTCGAAGTGTTCCTGCATCAAACAGGCGAGCTCGGCCTGAGTGTCGAACGGATCACCGACACCCTGGCCGAGCTCGCCCGGCGAACGCTCTCCTGA
- a CDS encoding DMT family transporter, with protein sequence MGWGILLLAGAVEVAWSQSIKPTENFTRFWPTVLCFVLGVAAVYLLSKAMDSIPVGTAYAVFTGIGAVGAIVFGIVIHKDPVSFGRFAAMALIVGGVVLAKVTE encoded by the coding sequence ATGGGCTGGGGAATCCTGCTCCTGGCGGGAGCCGTCGAGGTCGCCTGGTCGCAGAGCATCAAGCCGACGGAGAACTTCACCCGGTTCTGGCCGACCGTGCTGTGCTTCGTGCTCGGCGTCGCGGCGGTGTACCTGCTGTCGAAGGCGATGGACTCGATCCCGGTGGGGACCGCGTACGCCGTCTTCACCGGGATCGGCGCGGTGGGCGCGATCGTGTTCGGCATCGTGATCCACAAGGACCCGGTCAGCTTCGGCCGGTTCGCCGCGATGGCGCTGATCGTCGGAGGGGTGGTGCTCGCGAAGGTGACCGAGTGA
- a CDS encoding DUF2293 domain-containing protein codes for MQGEAKLEQRVVETAEKLLAKKKSVTALGILTGIGWLSENVVDAWQRGRIPVLTGALSVAPEKLTFALGALQRWAAANGLEGSEIEHVGATRDRAALRVTSGELSGLEPLFRTHWIMPGLSEAKRAQVEARQRKAPDLMVSVALRDWACADCGGTGDLWFAENEKPHCLDCADLGHLVFLPSGDATLTRRAKKASRLSAVVTKFNRSRKRHERQGILVEEAALRAAEEQCLADEDIRERRRGRDRERRAHEDVEFTARFHTAITEMFPACPPDRARAIAEHAGLRGSGRVGRSAAGRELAERAVFLAVVASIRHLDTEYDDLLMAGVERQAARDRIRPAIDAVLDRWRS; via the coding sequence ATGCAGGGTGAAGCGAAACTGGAACAACGCGTCGTCGAGACGGCGGAAAAGCTGCTGGCCAAAAAGAAGTCGGTGACCGCGCTCGGCATCCTCACCGGCATCGGCTGGCTCTCGGAGAACGTCGTCGATGCCTGGCAGCGCGGCCGGATCCCCGTGCTGACGGGGGCGCTGTCGGTGGCACCGGAGAAGTTGACCTTCGCTCTCGGTGCCCTGCAACGCTGGGCCGCGGCGAACGGCCTCGAAGGCTCGGAGATCGAGCACGTCGGCGCGACCCGGGACCGGGCCGCCCTCCGGGTGACCTCCGGCGAGCTCTCCGGTCTCGAACCGCTGTTCCGGACGCACTGGATCATGCCGGGACTGTCCGAAGCGAAACGCGCGCAAGTCGAAGCCAGGCAACGGAAAGCACCCGACCTCATGGTGTCGGTAGCACTCCGGGATTGGGCGTGCGCCGACTGCGGCGGCACCGGCGACCTGTGGTTCGCGGAGAACGAAAAGCCGCATTGCCTCGACTGTGCCGACCTCGGCCACCTGGTCTTCCTGCCCTCCGGCGACGCCACCCTGACCCGCCGCGCGAAGAAGGCGAGCCGGCTTTCCGCCGTCGTCACCAAGTTCAACCGGTCGCGGAAACGCCATGAGCGGCAAGGGATCCTGGTCGAAGAAGCGGCACTGCGCGCCGCCGAGGAGCAATGCCTCGCCGACGAGGACATCCGGGAACGGCGCCGCGGCCGCGATCGGGAACGCCGCGCCCACGAAGACGTCGAGTTCACCGCCCGGTTCCACACCGCGATCACCGAGATGTTCCCCGCCTGCCCGCCGGACCGAGCACGCGCCATCGCCGAACACGCGGGCCTGCGCGGCAGCGGCCGGGTGGGCCGGTCCGCCGCCGGACGGGAACTGGCCGAACGAGCGGTCTTCCTCGCCGTCGTCGCCTCGATCCGGCATCTCGACACCGAATACGACGACCTCCTCATGGCAGGCGTGGAACGCCAGGCCGCCCGCGACCGCATCCGGCCCGCCATCGACGCGGTGCTCGACCGCTGGCGTTCCTGA
- a CDS encoding neutral zinc metallopeptidase translates to MTGTDEVPRPFAPAPPRPESPRNTGTAVVGLLIVAALTTTGMAMAGGPRKIDGQALPASGVYTSEGAKAPAGNAKPAPKEVRELETNPLLAEGIALGAVTCRLPAISREPAKLETYYKTFVSCLAESWKPALDQANEPALTATVQVTLPETSACGKAPSENEAVAYYCGGDTTIYAPTQWMLGDAGLERSRHLATMAHEYGHHIQRSSGILSAAAEKMSSPGEDSPADKELVRRIELQANCFGALALAAAAGRGSISKSLANAALDDYGRADDSDTHGSRRNQLKWAKAGFSGKTTSACNTWAAPASDVK, encoded by the coding sequence ATGACCGGCACCGACGAGGTACCCAGACCGTTCGCGCCCGCGCCGCCTCGTCCCGAAAGCCCCCGCAACACCGGGACCGCCGTGGTCGGCCTGCTCATCGTCGCCGCGCTGACCACCACCGGGATGGCGATGGCGGGCGGACCGCGGAAGATCGACGGTCAAGCCCTCCCGGCGTCCGGTGTGTACACCTCCGAAGGGGCCAAGGCGCCCGCCGGGAACGCGAAACCCGCGCCGAAGGAGGTGCGGGAACTGGAGACGAACCCGCTGCTGGCGGAGGGGATCGCGCTCGGCGCCGTCACCTGCCGCCTGCCCGCGATCAGCCGCGAGCCCGCGAAACTGGAGACGTACTACAAGACCTTCGTGTCCTGTCTCGCCGAATCCTGGAAACCCGCCTTGGACCAGGCGAACGAACCCGCGCTGACGGCGACCGTTCAAGTGACGCTGCCCGAGACCAGCGCGTGCGGGAAGGCACCGAGCGAGAACGAGGCCGTCGCCTACTACTGCGGCGGTGACACCACGATCTACGCGCCGACCCAGTGGATGCTGGGCGACGCGGGTCTCGAACGGTCCCGTCACCTCGCGACGATGGCCCACGAGTACGGACACCACATCCAGCGGTCCAGCGGGATCCTGTCGGCGGCCGCGGAGAAGATGTCGTCGCCGGGCGAGGACAGCCCGGCCGACAAGGAACTGGTCCGCCGCATCGAACTGCAGGCGAACTGTTTCGGCGCGCTCGCCCTCGCGGCCGCCGCCGGTCGCGGCTCGATCAGCAAGTCGCTGGCCAACGCGGCACTCGACGACTACGGCCGCGCCGACGACAGCGACACCCACGGCAGCCGTCGTAACCAGCTGAAATGGGCGAAGGCCGGGTTCTCCGGGAAGACGACGTCGGCGTGCAACACCTGGGCGGCGCCCGCTTCGGACGTCAAATGA
- a CDS encoding FMN-dependent NADH-azoreductase, whose amino-acid sequence MSHLLHLDSSARSASFSRELSARFAGAWRAANPGSAYTYRDLAADPVPPIGQAWTEICDALLQAGITDPEGYASVVKTPEQREAWAVIEPLLAELLAADVVLIGAPMYNFSIPATLKLWIDQVTFPKMSLAGKAFVVAGARGGTYLPGTPREPVDHHERYLRDFFAGHYDVRDVTFLHSELTNALVDPRLSPRDPDRIASREQALLGAEKAGREV is encoded by the coding sequence ATGAGCCACCTTCTCCACCTCGACTCCAGTGCCCGCAGCGCGTCGTTCTCCCGCGAGCTGAGCGCCCGGTTCGCCGGCGCCTGGCGTGCCGCGAACCCGGGCTCGGCCTACACCTATCGCGACCTGGCCGCCGACCCGGTGCCGCCGATCGGCCAGGCCTGGACCGAGATCTGCGACGCCCTCCTCCAGGCGGGGATCACGGATCCGGAGGGGTACGCCTCCGTGGTGAAGACGCCGGAGCAGCGCGAAGCCTGGGCGGTCATCGAGCCGCTGCTGGCCGAACTGCTCGCCGCCGACGTCGTGCTGATCGGGGCGCCGATGTACAACTTCTCGATCCCCGCGACGCTCAAGCTGTGGATCGACCAGGTGACGTTCCCGAAGATGTCCTTGGCGGGCAAGGCTTTCGTGGTCGCGGGAGCGCGTGGCGGCACCTACCTGCCGGGCACGCCGCGCGAGCCGGTCGACCACCACGAGCGCTACCTGCGCGATTTCTTCGCCGGGCACTACGACGTCCGGGACGTCACCTTCCTGCATTCCGAACTGACGAACGCCCTGGTCGACCCGCGGCTGAGCCCGCGTGACCCCGACCGGATCGCGTCGCGGGAGCAGGCGCTCCTCGGCGCCGAAAAGGCTGGGAGGGAAGTCTGA
- a CDS encoding prolyl oligopeptidase family serine peptidase gives MSDEDPYLWLEDVTGEEALDWVRARNAEALAELSTGERFAGIRDEVREVLDADDRIPYIRRRGEYLYNFWQDSANPRGLWRRTTLEQYRLDDPEWELLLDVDALAEADGENWVWQGAAVLRPGYHRALVELSRGGADATVVREYDLDERRFVDDGFFVPEAKTRIGWIDQDRVYVGTDFGPGTLTSSGYPRLAKEWRRGTPLEEATVVFEGKPDDVSVSAHHDPTEGWERDFVYRSVDFYRTERYVRTATGLDRIEVPEDAQTSSHREWLLIRLRSDWTVEGTTYPSGTLLASGFDAFMAGERSFTTLFTPDAHTSLEYWAWTHNHLLLSTLSDVRTELHVLTPSEGWTSRPLAGAPELGTAQITGTDPDVSDEYLLDSSGYTQPSTLSYGHVGGDVEILKRAPSFFDSEGMTVSQYFATSEDGTKIPYFVVRPSGAEGGPTLLTGYGGFEVSLTPGYSGIIGRGWLARGGTYVVANIRGGGEYGPDWHTSVTKAKRYKVYEDFSAVAADLVERGISEPSRLGIQGGSNGGLLMGVMLTRYPHLFGAIVSQVPLLDMKRYHKLLAGASWMAEYGDPDDPAEWDFIGKYSPYQNVHADRAYPPVLFVTSTRDDRVHPAHARKMVARMAEQGHDVRYHENIEGGHGAAADNEQLAFKWALMFEFLWEKLA, from the coding sequence ATGAGTGACGAGGACCCGTACCTGTGGCTGGAAGACGTGACCGGCGAAGAAGCGCTGGACTGGGTGCGAGCCCGCAACGCCGAGGCGCTGGCGGAACTGTCCACCGGCGAGCGGTTCGCCGGGATCCGTGACGAGGTCCGCGAGGTCCTCGACGCCGACGACCGGATCCCGTACATCCGGCGCCGCGGCGAGTATCTGTACAACTTCTGGCAGGACTCGGCCAACCCCCGCGGCCTGTGGCGCCGTACCACCCTGGAGCAGTACCGGCTCGACGACCCGGAGTGGGAGCTCCTGCTCGACGTCGACGCCCTGGCCGAGGCCGACGGCGAGAACTGGGTGTGGCAGGGCGCGGCCGTCCTCCGTCCGGGGTATCACCGCGCGTTGGTCGAACTGTCGCGCGGAGGCGCCGACGCGACCGTGGTCCGCGAGTACGACCTCGACGAGCGCCGTTTCGTCGACGACGGGTTCTTCGTCCCCGAAGCCAAGACCAGGATCGGCTGGATCGACCAGGACCGCGTCTACGTCGGCACCGACTTCGGTCCGGGGACGCTGACCAGTTCGGGCTATCCGAGGTTGGCGAAGGAATGGCGCCGCGGCACGCCACTCGAAGAGGCGACGGTGGTCTTCGAGGGCAAACCGGACGACGTCTCGGTATCCGCGCACCACGACCCGACCGAGGGCTGGGAGCGCGACTTCGTCTACCGGTCGGTCGACTTCTACCGCACGGAAAGGTATGTCCGGACGGCCACCGGTCTCGACCGCATCGAGGTTCCCGAAGACGCCCAGACGTCCTCGCACCGTGAGTGGCTGCTGATCCGGCTTCGCTCGGACTGGACCGTCGAAGGCACGACATACCCCTCCGGCACCCTGCTCGCCTCCGGCTTCGACGCGTTCATGGCGGGCGAGCGCTCCTTCACGACGTTGTTCACGCCGGACGCGCACACGTCGCTGGAGTACTGGGCGTGGACGCACAACCATCTGCTGCTCTCGACGCTGTCCGACGTCCGGACGGAACTGCACGTGCTCACGCCGTCCGAAGGCTGGACCTCCAGGCCGCTCGCCGGCGCCCCGGAACTGGGCACCGCGCAGATCACCGGCACCGACCCCGACGTCAGCGACGAATACCTGCTCGACTCCAGCGGTTACACCCAGCCGTCGACGCTGAGCTACGGGCACGTCGGCGGTGACGTCGAGATCCTCAAGCGCGCTCCGTCGTTCTTCGACAGCGAAGGCATGACGGTCTCGCAGTACTTCGCGACGTCCGAAGACGGCACGAAGATCCCGTACTTCGTCGTACGCCCCTCCGGGGCTGAAGGCGGCCCGACGCTCCTGACCGGCTACGGCGGCTTCGAGGTCTCACTGACCCCCGGCTACAGCGGCATCATCGGCCGCGGCTGGCTCGCGCGAGGCGGCACGTACGTCGTCGCGAACATCCGCGGTGGCGGCGAATACGGGCCGGACTGGCACACCTCGGTGACCAAAGCCAAGCGGTACAAGGTCTACGAGGACTTCTCGGCCGTCGCCGCCGATCTCGTCGAGCGCGGGATCAGCGAGCCGTCCCGGCTCGGGATCCAGGGCGGCAGCAACGGCGGGCTGCTGATGGGTGTCATGCTGACGCGCTACCCGCACCTGTTCGGCGCGATCGTGAGCCAGGTCCCGCTGCTGGACATGAAGCGGTATCACAAGCTCCTCGCGGGCGCGTCGTGGATGGCCGAGTACGGCGACCCCGACGATCCGGCGGAATGGGACTTCATCGGGAAGTACTCGCCGTACCAGAACGTCCACGCGGACCGTGCTTACCCGCCGGTCCTGTTCGTCACCTCCACCCGCGACGACCGGGTGCATCCCGCGCACGCGCGCAAGATGGTCGCGCGGATGGCGGAGCAGGGCCACGACGTGCGGTACCACGAGAACATCGAGGGCGGGCACGGCGCGGCGGCCGACAACGAACAGCTGGCGTTCAAATGGGCGCTGATGTTCGAATTCCTGTGGGAGAAGCTCGCCTGA
- a CDS encoding SRPBCC domain-containing protein translates to MIGKTKDAGWEIGVSKTVAYPLVEVWEYLSGPGLAAWLGEVSLEPEKGAPYETAEGTVGEVRGYREREKIRLTWRPKDWDHESTVQVGLRPAGPGKTTVVFHQERLAGPEERAAQREHWQAVMKLVVDGLAG, encoded by the coding sequence ATGATCGGCAAGACGAAGGACGCGGGCTGGGAGATCGGCGTGTCCAAGACGGTGGCGTATCCGCTGGTCGAGGTTTGGGAGTATCTCTCGGGTCCGGGCTTGGCGGCCTGGCTGGGCGAAGTGTCGCTGGAGCCGGAGAAGGGCGCGCCGTACGAGACGGCCGAGGGCACCGTCGGCGAGGTCCGCGGTTACCGCGAGCGCGAGAAGATCCGTCTCACCTGGCGGCCGAAGGACTGGGATCACGAGAGCACGGTCCAGGTCGGGCTCCGTCCGGCCGGGCCGGGCAAGACGACCGTGGTCTTCCATCAGGAGCGGCTGGCCGGTCCGGAAGAGCGTGCCGCGCAGCGCGAGCACTGGCAGGCCGTGATGAAGCTGGTCGTCGACGGTCTCGCCGGCTGA
- a CDS encoding vitamin B12-dependent ribonucleotide reductase, whose protein sequence is MTETVGTGNPATARTNGKKKQAGGLTVRRVFTTEGVHPYDQVTWEHRDVVMTNWRDGTVNFEQRGVEFPGFWSVNATNIVTSKYFRGAVGTPQREQSLKQLIDRVVHSYVNAGREHGYFASPADAEVFEHELTWMLLHQVFSFNSPVWFNVGTTSKQQVSACFILAVDDTMESILNWYREEGLIFKGGSGAGLNLSRIRSSRELLSSGGTASGPVSFMRGADASAGTIKSGGATRRAAKMVVLDVDHPDVEEFVQTKAREEEKIKVLRDAGFDMDLSGSDIASVQYQNANNSVRVSDEFMQAVETEGDFGLRSRTTGEVIDRVDAKKLFRTIAQAAWECADPGLQYDGTINDWHTCPESGRITASNPCSEYMHLDNSSCNLASLNLLKFATEDGGFDAPLFAKAVELVITAMDISICFADFPTEAIGDTTRKFRQLGIGYANLGALLMALGHAYDSDGGRALAAAITSLMTGVSYRRSAELAAVVGPYEGYARNAEAHQRVMRKHAAANELVRTYHSNDAAVRALATQEWKRGIELGEKSGWRNAQASVLAPTGTIGFMMDCDTTGIEPDFSLVKFKKLVGGGSMQIVNQTIPRALAALGYQGEQIEAIVEYIAQHGHVVDAPGLRQEHYEVFDCAVGERSIAPMGHVRMMAAVQPFLSGAISKTVNMPESATVEEVEEIYFQGWKYGLKALAIYRDNCKVGQPLSSGKKEKAEPEAEKVVEYRPVRKRLPKKRPSQTVSFTVGGAEGYLHAGSYPDDGLGEIFVKLGKQGSTLSGVMDAFSMSISVGLQHGIPLEFYVSKFSNLRFEPAGMTDDPDIRIATSVMDYLFRRLALDYLPYEKRSQLGIFTADERSAQVEASYGTAPVAEPENVDIDALRSTVDSSSAEPAKVAHSTAELVELNLGTASDAPLCMTCGTKMRPAGSCYACEGCGATSGCS, encoded by the coding sequence ATGACCGAGACCGTGGGAACAGGCAACCCGGCCACAGCGCGGACGAACGGGAAGAAGAAGCAGGCGGGCGGGCTCACCGTGCGCCGCGTCTTCACCACCGAAGGCGTCCACCCGTACGACCAGGTCACCTGGGAGCACCGGGACGTCGTGATGACGAACTGGCGCGACGGCACGGTCAACTTCGAGCAGCGCGGTGTCGAGTTCCCCGGCTTCTGGTCGGTCAACGCGACGAACATCGTCACGAGCAAGTACTTCCGCGGTGCCGTGGGGACGCCTCAGCGCGAGCAGAGCCTCAAGCAGCTGATCGACCGCGTCGTCCACTCCTACGTCAACGCCGGCCGCGAACACGGCTACTTCGCGAGCCCCGCCGACGCCGAGGTCTTCGAGCACGAGCTGACCTGGATGTTGCTGCACCAGGTGTTCAGCTTCAACTCGCCGGTGTGGTTCAACGTCGGCACGACGTCGAAGCAGCAGGTCAGCGCGTGCTTCATCCTCGCGGTCGACGACACCATGGAGTCGATCCTCAACTGGTACCGCGAAGAGGGCCTGATCTTCAAGGGCGGCTCCGGCGCCGGCCTGAATCTCTCCCGCATCCGGTCCTCGCGCGAGCTGCTGTCCTCCGGTGGCACCGCGTCCGGTCCGGTCTCCTTCATGCGCGGCGCCGACGCCTCCGCGGGCACCATCAAATCCGGCGGCGCCACCCGGCGCGCGGCGAAGATGGTCGTGCTCGACGTCGACCACCCGGACGTCGAGGAGTTCGTGCAGACCAAGGCCCGCGAAGAGGAGAAGATCAAGGTCCTCCGCGACGCCGGGTTCGACATGGACCTGTCCGGCTCGGACATCGCCTCCGTCCAGTACCAGAACGCGAACAACTCGGTCCGCGTCTCCGACGAGTTCATGCAGGCCGTCGAGACCGAGGGCGACTTCGGCCTGCGGTCCCGGACGACCGGCGAGGTCATCGACCGGGTCGACGCGAAGAAGCTGTTCCGCACCATCGCGCAGGCCGCCTGGGAATGCGCCGACCCGGGGCTGCAGTACGACGGCACGATCAACGATTGGCACACCTGCCCCGAATCGGGCCGGATCACCGCGTCCAACCCGTGTTCGGAGTACATGCACCTGGACAACTCCAGCTGCAACCTCGCCTCGCTGAACCTGCTCAAGTTCGCCACCGAGGACGGCGGTTTCGACGCGCCGCTGTTCGCGAAGGCCGTCGAGCTGGTCATCACCGCGATGGACATCTCGATCTGCTTCGCCGACTTCCCGACCGAGGCGATCGGCGACACCACTCGCAAGTTCCGCCAGCTGGGCATCGGCTACGCGAACCTCGGCGCGCTGCTGATGGCGCTCGGCCACGCGTACGACTCCGACGGCGGCCGCGCGCTCGCCGCCGCGATCACGTCGCTGATGACCGGTGTCTCGTACCGGCGTTCCGCGGAACTCGCCGCGGTCGTCGGGCCGTACGAGGGCTACGCGCGCAACGCCGAGGCGCACCAGCGGGTCATGCGCAAGCACGCCGCCGCCAACGAACTCGTGCGGACCTACCACTCGAACGACGCCGCGGTCCGCGCGCTCGCGACCCAGGAATGGAAGCGCGGCATCGAACTGGGCGAGAAGAGCGGCTGGCGCAACGCGCAGGCCTCCGTGCTCGCGCCCACCGGCACCATCGGCTTCATGATGGACTGCGACACGACCGGCATCGAGCCGGACTTCTCGCTGGTCAAGTTCAAGAAGCTGGTCGGCGGCGGCTCGATGCAGATCGTCAACCAGACCATCCCGCGCGCGCTGGCCGCGCTCGGTTACCAGGGCGAGCAGATCGAAGCGATCGTCGAGTACATCGCTCAGCACGGTCACGTCGTCGACGCCCCGGGCCTGCGCCAGGAGCACTACGAAGTGTTCGACTGCGCGGTGGGGGAGCGGTCCATCGCGCCGATGGGACACGTCCGGATGATGGCCGCGGTGCAGCCGTTCCTGTCGGGCGCGATCTCCAAGACGGTCAACATGCCGGAGTCGGCGACCGTCGAAGAGGTCGAGGAGATCTACTTCCAGGGCTGGAAGTACGGCCTCAAGGCGCTCGCGATCTACCGCGACAACTGCAAGGTCGGCCAGCCGCTCTCCAGCGGCAAGAAGGAGAAGGCCGAGCCCGAGGCCGAAAAGGTCGTCGAGTACCGGCCGGTCCGCAAGCGCCTGCCGAAGAAGCGCCCGAGCCAGACGGTGTCGTTCACCGTCGGCGGCGCCGAGGGCTACCTGCACGCCGGTTCGTACCCGGACGACGGCCTCGGCGAGATCTTCGTGAAGCTCGGCAAGCAGGGGTCGACCCTCTCAGGCGTGATGGACGCGTTCTCGATGTCGATCTCCGTCGGCCTGCAGCACGGGATCCCGCTGGAGTTCTACGTTTCGAAGTTCTCCAACCTGCGTTTCGAGCCCGCCGGCATGACCGACGACCCGGACATCCGGATCGCCACCAGCGTCATGGACTACCTGTTCCGCAGGCTGGCGCTGGACTACCTGCCATACGAGAAGCGTTCGCAGCTCGGCATCTTCACCGCCGACGAACGTTCGGCGCAGGTCGAGGCGAGCTACGGCACCGCTCCCGTCGCGGAACCGGAGAACGTCGACATCGACGCCCTCCGCTCCACTGTGGACTCCTCGTCGGCGGAGCCCGCCAAGGTCGCGCACTCGACGGCGGAACTGGTGGAGTTGAACCTGGGCACCGCTTCCGACGCGCCGCTCTGCATGACCTGCGGCACCAAGATGCGGCCCGCCGGTTCGTGCTACGCCTGTGAAGGGTGCGGAGCGACCTCCGGCTGCAGCTAG
- a CDS encoding CGNR zinc finger domain-containing protein, which produces MTPGTRVLVNAQGERYRFDPGSLSLELMLTGGPGPYQRYEIAHTPSALADWFTGSRLALTAPLTDVRIRPAELTALKELRDTLYRVAPALARGEAPSTDDLAVLNSATEATPRPLVDPETRRLAWAPPVTGKQLLGAVARDAIGLVAGERSGRVRECSASDCYLLFFDTSRSGNRRWCSMERCGNRAKIRAYRARTETA; this is translated from the coding sequence ATGACTCCGGGAACAAGAGTGCTCGTCAACGCCCAGGGTGAGCGGTACCGGTTCGACCCGGGCAGCCTCAGCCTCGAACTCATGCTGACCGGCGGTCCCGGCCCGTACCAGCGCTACGAGATCGCGCATACGCCGTCCGCCCTCGCCGACTGGTTCACCGGCTCCCGGCTGGCGCTGACCGCTCCCCTGACAGACGTCCGGATCCGGCCCGCCGAACTCACCGCGCTGAAGGAACTGCGGGACACGCTCTACCGCGTCGCGCCCGCCCTCGCCCGGGGCGAAGCGCCGTCGACCGACGACCTCGCCGTGCTGAACAGCGCGACCGAAGCCACCCCGAGGCCGCTCGTGGACCCGGAGACCCGGCGGCTCGCCTGGGCGCCGCCCGTCACCGGGAAGCAACTTCTCGGCGCCGTCGCCCGCGACGCCATCGGCCTGGTCGCGGGCGAACGCTCCGGCCGCGTCCGCGAATGTTCCGCGAGCGACTGCTATCTGCTGTTCTTCGACACCTCGCGTTCGGGCAACCGTCGCTGGTGCTCGATGGAGCGCTGCGGCAACCGCGCCAAGATCCGGGCGTACCGGGCCCGCACCGAAACCGCGTGA
- a CDS encoding CBS domain-containing protein: MRISDLLRNKGAAVATVSPETNVTELLERLAEHNVGALVVVDPEGGIVGIVSERDVVRRLNERGPQLLDGSVSAIMTKMVASCTPEDSVDQLSVLMTERRIRHVPVVVDGRLAGIVSIGDVVKTRMEQLEQSQEQLEAYISQG; encoded by the coding sequence ATGCGGATTTCCGATCTGTTGCGGAACAAGGGGGCGGCCGTCGCGACCGTCTCGCCGGAGACGAACGTAACCGAACTGCTCGAGAGACTGGCGGAGCACAACGTCGGCGCCTTGGTGGTCGTCGACCCCGAGGGCGGGATCGTCGGGATCGTCTCCGAACGGGACGTGGTGCGGCGGCTCAACGAGCGCGGACCCCAGCTGCTCGACGGATCGGTGTCCGCGATCATGACGAAGATGGTCGCGAGCTGCACCCCCGAGGATTCGGTGGACCAGCTGTCGGTCCTGATGACCGAACGCCGGATCCGGCACGTCCCGGTCGTGGTGGACGGCAGGCTCGCGGGGATCGTGAGCATCGGCGACGTCGTGAAGACCCGGATGGAACAGCTGGAGCAGAGCCAGGAGCAGCTGGAGGCGTACATCTCGCAGGGCTGA